In Populus alba chromosome 9, ASM523922v2, whole genome shotgun sequence, a genomic segment contains:
- the LOC118058868 gene encoding uncharacterized protein yields the protein MPKKMGVNSKAEEARARKNATEAEKKSREARDKEEQYWREAEGSKSRAAKKREEESEKRAEAAARKAEARRLAEQEEKELEKAMKKPDKKANRVSIPVKVTEAELRKRKEEEQAEMARKADEAKKRKDRTAEEEEYERMVLVSNTNRDDSIIEASSVEEAIARISVADNLPADRHPERRLKASFKAFEEAELPKLKEEKPGLTHTQYKDMIWKLWKKSPDNPLNQTSE from the exons atGCCGAAGAAGATGGGAGTGAACAGCAAAGCCGAAGAGGCTCGAGCTCGTAAGAACGCAACAGAAGCCGAGAAAAAGTCTCGCGAGGCTCGCGACAAAGAGGAACAGTACTGGCGCGAAGCCGAGGGGTCGAAATCACGCGCTGCGAAGAAACGCGAGGAAGAATCGGAGAAAAGAGCTGAAGCCGCCGCGCGTAAAGCCGAGGCGCGCAGATTAGCGGAGCAGGAAGAGAAGGAGCTGGAGAAGGCTATGAAGAAGCCGGATAAGAAGGCGAATAGGGTTTCGATTCCGGTGAAGGTGACGGAGGCGGAGTTGAGgaagaggaaggaggaggaACAAGCGGAGATGGCGAGGAAAGCGGATGAGGCGAAGAAGAGAAAGGATAGGACCGCGGAGGAAGAGGAGTATGAGAGGATGGTGCTGGTTTCGAATACGAATAGGGATGACTCGATTATTGAAGCGAGTAGCGTTGAGGAAGCGATTGCGCGGATCAGTGTTGCTGATAACTTGCCTGCTGATCGGCATCCTGAGAGGAGGCTTAAGGCCTCGTTTAAG GCTTTTGAAGAAGCTGAGCTCCCCAAGCTCAAGGAAGAGAAGCCAGGCCTTACACATACACAATACAAGGACATGATATGGAAGCTATGGAAGAAATCTCCTGACAATCCTCTTAACCAG ACTAGTGAGTGA